The Brienomyrus brachyistius isolate T26 chromosome 7, BBRACH_0.4, whole genome shotgun sequence DNA segment AGTTCAGTtttagtatttaagtccctgcctGAGTTCTCTCCCTTAGTGGTTCATTGTTTCGTATGTTTGATCCCGAAAATTACACGTTAGATGTATGTCCTGCTTATCTGCCCCGTTTTTGGTAATTAGTCTTTGTTCATCcccatttattttttcccccctcgtggtctttttattttgtatcggtttcttgtgtttttctgtttgttcaataaatccccgtttgtccCGTGAGCCGCCAGTGGGTCGTCCGTGTCTGTTCCCCGCCTGCACGATGCCTCGTCCTCGCACTACACCCGCCCGGATTCATGACAAAAACAGATATTAATATTTCAGAGGTAAATACCGCTTACGACATATTAGCTGTGAAATGTTGACACGTCATTCTGGGTGTTGCCAGAATGCCAGAAGGAACGTGTCACCGAGACTCACACACAAGGTTTCAGTCTACGTCACTCACACGGCTGGGGCTGCCCGGCTTTGTGCAGAGTGACAGGAGGGAAGGGTTCAGGACACACGATTCCAGCATCTGTCTGGGTGGGGTGTAAGCCGTCATGAGGTTCTCTTTGGCTGAGGAGCAGGTCAAGCTTGTTGGTTTTCAGACGGTCACCTGTTCACACGGTGATTCTCATTCTGCTCTACGTCTAAGTGCGAATCCACCTCGAGAATTTTGTGAGACTTTATCATATTGTTCTTTGGTTCATCAAAGATTTGGGCCCAGATTTCTCTGTAGCCACCTTGGTCCGGTTGGACCACCCCACTCCTCAGGCTTGGAACTGCATAGAATGCTGATGAGTGCTTTGTCCAAGCTAGTGGTAAAGAGCATGGGAAGGTTCTCCTGCTAATGGGGCCGCTGGTGGTCCCGTTGTAGACGGGAGCTCAATACAGTCTGTATTTATCACTGAGCAGGGCTGCAGCACAGACAGAAAGCTGATTAAACATGTCAGTGAAcagcttttcaaataaaaccaTATTTATGTAATAATAACCAAAAAACACTTAATGTGATCCCACATCAAGCACGCAGCCCTTGTGGTCCTGAGTCTAACATGCTTGCACTTACATACAAATGTCACCAGAATGAGGAGGTAACCACTGGTCATCGAGCAATTTAACAAGAAACTGAACAGGTGTCACTGACAGAAGCTAACGTCCACTGCTTCCAGAGAGCTGAAACCAGGaacactgcagttttttttgtataaaatacGATAAGATCACTCCAATAGCAGAAAATAACTGACTCCAGATCAAGCTGTAATACACACCAATCCCATAGTTTCCTGTCTGCGATGGTGTGATTCTTCAGATGGGTTGGTAGTTTTGAACAGAACATGGCCAAGAGTTTCCCCCCAGTAAATGGCAATGGAAGAAGGCATCACCATTCTGTAATTTTAGCTCATCTTCCTACAGTCGTATGGCAACTCAAAACGCTTTAAAAGGGTTACATTATGAAAAGCATTTGTTAAGCCTCCGGAGAGCCTGGATCTCGGCTAAAGTCATGCCCATGTATGGAGTGTTTTGCCTGGACAGGGGGTCCCAGCTGGATCAGCATTACCTCCAGAGGGTCCTACGCAGTGGAAGACATCTCTGTGTTTCGGACAGCTGGTGTATTTAAGCTACCCACTCAGCCAACTGTCTAGCATAGTCTTAAGGAAGAGCATCACCCTCCATCACACATGGTGAGTAGCTGTATGTGTCGTCTAAAGCCTACCATAAAGAAATGAACCATTGTTATAAATGTCACTCTAAGAGGTAAGCGTGCTTCATGTCGTCATGGTCACGATGCACAATGGTCTCCTAATAATTGTGTGACACTCGAGCGGTGGGAGCGGATCCTCACGACGCCCGGTTCCTCTCTCTTACAGGCCAGCCGGAAGACCAAGAAGAAGGAGGGTGGAGCAAAGCGCGCCCAGCGAGCCTCCTCCAACGTCTTCTCCATGTTTGAGCAGACGCAGATCCAGGAGTTCAAAGAGGTGGGACATCGTCCTACTACACAATCAGCAACCATGTGACCTAGTGACAGAGATGGTGGGTTCTCGTGGGAATGAAGGAAACTCCCTGTGCTTTGAGATCCTCATGTGGACCGCACGGTCTTCACTTTCCACAGGCTTTCACGCTGATTGACCAGAACCGGGACGGCTTCGTCGATAAGGAGGACCTGAAGGACACCTACGCCTCGCTGGGTCAGTGTGCTCACCCGGGCGATGGGTTGTGCGTGGGCTACTCGGAGGGGGTGCAGTCTGTCTGCTTATCGACAACCCCTCTTTGCAAACAGGAAAGCTGAACGTCAAAGACAATGAACTGGAGGACATGCTGAAGGAGGCGAGCGGGCCCATCAACTTCACCATGTTCCTCAACCTGTTCGGGGAAAAGTTACACGGTGAGATCCTTGTCCTTCAGGGCGGCTGCGCGGGTCTTTATTACATTCAGGACAATCTCCACGCTAGTTCAGCCCAGTAAATGATGGCTGTCGATGGGGTATGCCCTCCAACAAATAAGCACAGAGAGTTTTAAACCCTGTCTCACCTATTTACTTgggggtggctcagtgggctaagcctctgtgcctgggaTCAGAATGTGTTCAGTTTGAGTcccagcagaatagtcacatgtctgtgggcccttgagcaaggccattaACTCTTCAGTCTTCAGAGGCGCTGCATACTGTCTGACCCTGTACCGTCAAgtttgctctcacctgtgtgGGTGTCTGAATCTCTCATGGAGAGCATGACATGGTAGGCCAAAGGAGAATTTCCCTACAGAGATTAATAAAGCATCATCATCCCATTCTGCTGCTCGGCCGATGATGAGCTGTCGCTCAGTCTGGAAAGTTGGTGgcaaataaaatgtgtgtgtttctccGCAGGGACCGATCCAGAGGAAACCATCCTCAATGCGTTCAGAATGTTTGATCCTGAGGCCAAGGGGCACATACACAAAGATGTGTAAGTgggttgtgtgtgtgggttatcttcttctaaagatacgctggaaaccaaccagtctttgaacacagaacaacacagacagctgtgatgattttttacttgctgcaagggaagtctggtcctgacttcgaggtgtcagcctctcagtcgaactcagccaacttcgaaagaggaactcccctcgcagtgtcttttattgaggtacacaaacaggatatgcaaataacattcaacattgtttatcaccatgtatggggtggagatattcaagcgacagttcttaagaagagttattgctaaattaagatcaagctgctgcagggcgttatttctaagaaatggcatctagcaaaatgacaataaaaaaagtaccTATTTCTCTAACAGGCTGCGTACAGAGAGACCCGCTAAGCTAAGCAGGCTCTGCTAGCCGTGAAACTCACTGCCATGGCAGATTTCCTACTTTTCAGCAAAGGCTTTGTTGAGACGGTTCAGCATTGCATCCTGAGTATACACTGCAATGTACACTGCCATGCACTGCACTTCTTGGGGTGAGACTTATATTTGTATCCCTCCAGTGAGTTTCTGAGGTTTCCGGTGTGAATCTGTAGTGAACCCCACTAAGAGCCCACCCAAGCTACCCCACACCTATTTCCCTCAGAAATCCTTCCACAATTTTCAGTTAGACTCATGAAAATTCAATAAGTGCACTGACATCATCCCTGTCCAATGCCTCTGACTACTGTTGTTCCGCAGATTGCAGCACCTCCTGATGACACAGGCCGATAAGTTCACGGCTGAGGAAGTACGTCCCTAGCAGTACCTATCCTTCTCACTTTAATGGCAGCTCTGCATTCTTTCACTCTGACTCTCCCCGCCACCACCTACAGGTCAACCAGATGTTCCAGTCCTCCAACATAGACACATCAGGAAACTTAGACTACAAATCCCTTTGTTACATCATCACGCATGGAGAGGAGCAAGAGTGAGGGGGCCGCAGGTGTCAAGTGTTCCGGCCATCTATGCTCTGCACGCAATGTCACTGACCCCTGACCTCTCCTGCCATCGAGGGCTGCAAGTCAataaagagttttttttttttttttttttataaatctgATGCGGGCTGCTGGTAAACAGAAAGTTTAAGTGCAGCTGCCTGGATGTGTATCTGACCGCCATGATGAAATACTGCGTGCTTAAAAGTGCGTGAATTGCTTTTATCATTTTACCAATCTTTTACATAACAATCACTGTCATTGCTTAAGCTGTGCCTGTAAAAGTACATAAAGATTGCTCAGTTATCACAAAAATCAAAGTggtaaaaaatgtaaacattaccAGGGGACAATCCATTACGATACACTttcaacacacctgattcaaaaCTGCACTTTGCACTAGAACGCAGACCTTCAACAATAAGGGAAATAAAAGTTTGGTAAGACCTTGGTTTTTGTATTAAAGCAGACGCACCCCTCACAGTGTCCCATGTCCCCCCCCCGGCTGTGACCATATGAAATGCAGAGATTGATTCTAGCACTGAGACATTACTGTTTTTGCATAGTGCCCTGAGCTGGGACCATCTCCTAAGACTGCTGGCAAAGGGAAATAAATCTGACTTATCactaaatgacaaaatggctgcGTGGCTGTTTGTTGATCTTAAACGGAAGGCGTTTGCTGATTGGTGCTTAATAACCATGTGACAAGCCAGGAGGGAGACACAAAGCATTTTTCTGCATATCAGTCTAAAGAACATCTGTTCTTTGGCTGAGGTCTGGGGGAACTGAGCTGCCTGTTCAGGAGCAGGCTGGGGCTCCCGCATCCTTCAGCACCCAGAAGGCGAAGGAGTAGCCAGGAAGCCGGAGGGGCTGGCCGGGAGGTAGGGTGGTGCCCAGCAGTGGGGGGAGGGTAGTATCATTCACCATCTTCAGCACCTTTCCATTCAGCCGTACCGACCTGGAAGACACCAGGACATATTTGGGGCAGTTTCTCCAACATTGCTACTGCAAGTGTGTAAATCGAGAGTAAGAGCCAGGGCTCCATGCTGGTGAGTCCCTGATTCTTGGAAGTACCTGGACTGCAGCTTCCCTGGATTGGACCCACCTGCCTCTAACACAAAGGCCTGAGCGCTGCTGTTAGCCACGTGATGAGGCAAGGCGAGCTGGACCATGGCCTCATCCAGGTTCAGGGCGAATAGGGTGACGGAGCCACTCCTGAAGTCCGGCCTGCAGGCGAAGGGCATGTTCAGGTCATCCGACTGACATCTCAACCCAGCACGAGCTGTCAGGTCCAGGTTCATAAGCCTTACCTGTCCCTCCTGGTGCAGTGCA contains these protein-coding regions:
- the LOC125746367 gene encoding myosin light chain 5-like, whose protein sequence is MASRKTKKKEGGAKRAQRASSNVFSMFEQTQIQEFKEAFTLIDQNRDGFVDKEDLKDTYASLGKLNVKDNELEDMLKEASGPINFTMFLNLFGEKLHGTDPEETILNAFRMFDPEAKGHIHKDVLQHLLMTQADKFTAEEVNQMFQSSNIDTSGNLDYKSLCYIITHGEEQE